One region of Mucilaginibacter gotjawali genomic DNA includes:
- a CDS encoding LysR substrate-binding domain-containing protein — MIFDFRLKVFYTVAQRLSFTKAAAELFITQPAVTKHIKELEHQLNVQLFMRNGNSIVLTTAGKILTQYAEKIFQTYTELETELAQLNNMEAGTLHIGASTTVAQTILPKLLALFKKTYPAVHFTFTQANTDVITQQVLAEKIDIAIVEGAAHYPQIAYAPFAKDEIVLVTKANNQLSKKAEITPKQLLNIPLVLREAGSGTLDVIFNALAHIGINPKDLQIEIQLESSIAIKQYLLYSETATFLSIQSVVSELKYNELTIIDIKGLDIFRTFQFIQLQGKNTKLIELFKRFCLTNYNLK, encoded by the coding sequence ATGATCTTCGATTTCCGCCTGAAAGTATTTTACACGGTTGCACAAAGGCTGAGCTTTACCAAAGCCGCGGCAGAATTGTTTATTACTCAACCGGCGGTTACCAAGCATATTAAAGAACTGGAACATCAACTGAACGTGCAGCTATTTATGCGCAATGGCAACAGCATTGTTTTAACCACTGCAGGCAAAATTTTGACCCAATACGCCGAAAAGATCTTTCAAACCTATACCGAACTGGAAACCGAGCTGGCACAGCTGAATAATATGGAAGCCGGCACGCTGCACATTGGTGCAAGTACAACTGTTGCCCAAACCATTTTACCCAAGCTGCTCGCCCTGTTTAAAAAAACATACCCTGCCGTTCACTTTACGTTCACCCAGGCCAATACCGATGTGATCACCCAGCAGGTGCTGGCCGAAAAAATTGATATTGCCATTGTTGAAGGGGCAGCCCATTACCCCCAGATCGCCTATGCGCCTTTCGCGAAAGACGAGATCGTACTGGTAACAAAGGCTAATAACCAGCTTTCAAAAAAGGCCGAGATAACACCGAAACAATTGCTCAACATCCCATTGGTATTGCGTGAAGCCGGTTCCGGTACGCTGGATGTGATATTTAATGCCCTTGCCCATATCGGCATCAACCCCAAAGACCTGCAGATAGAGATCCAGCTGGAAAGCAGTATCGCCATTAAACAATACCTGCTGTACTCCGAAACAGCTACCTTTCTTTCTATACAATCCGTTGTAAGCGAGTTAAAGTACAATGAGCTAACCATCATTGACATCAAAGGACTCGATATATTCCGCACCTTCCAGTTTATCCAGCTCCAGGGTAAAAACACCAAACTTATTGAGCTTTTTAAGCGTTTCTGCCTTACCAACTATAACTTAAAGTAA
- a CDS encoding NAD(P)/FAD-dependent oxidoreductase — MELVTTDICIIGAGPVGLFAVFEAGLLKMRCHLIDVLPQVGGQLSEIYPQKPIYDIPGFPTINAQQLVDGLMEQIQPFHPGFSLAERVNELFQLEDGSFVTRTSDDTEVHSKVVVIAGGLGCFEPRKPVIDGLEQFEGKGVAYMVKNPEAYRGRKVVLAGGGDSALDWTIFLADIAEEVTLIHRGDTFRGAPDSAEKVFELATEGKINLILQSHINAIKGNGHLQQVEVIGRDNETTVIEADHLIPLFGLTPKLGPIAEWGLNVDKSAIMVDTVDYSTNVKGVYAIGDINIYPGKLKLILCGFHEAALMAQSAFKHVYPDQKLSFKYTTVYGVTAF; from the coding sequence ATGGAACTAGTAACTACTGATATTTGCATTATAGGGGCAGGGCCTGTAGGTTTATTCGCTGTTTTTGAAGCAGGCCTGTTAAAAATGCGCTGCCACCTGATAGATGTATTGCCACAGGTTGGCGGGCAGCTTTCTGAAATATATCCTCAAAAACCCATTTACGATATTCCTGGTTTCCCAACTATCAATGCACAACAGCTGGTTGATGGTTTGATGGAACAAATACAGCCGTTTCACCCCGGATTTTCTTTAGCAGAACGCGTTAATGAACTTTTTCAGCTGGAAGACGGATCCTTTGTTACCCGCACCAGCGACGATACCGAAGTGCACAGCAAGGTGGTGGTAATAGCCGGTGGCCTGGGCTGTTTTGAACCGCGTAAACCTGTAATTGATGGATTGGAGCAATTTGAGGGCAAAGGTGTAGCGTACATGGTTAAAAATCCCGAAGCTTACCGCGGCCGCAAAGTAGTACTGGCCGGCGGTGGTGATTCCGCTTTGGACTGGACCATTTTTTTGGCCGATATTGCCGAAGAAGTAACCCTGATCCATAGAGGCGATACCTTCCGGGGCGCACCAGACTCTGCCGAAAAGGTTTTTGAACTGGCTACCGAAGGGAAGATCAACCTGATCCTTCAATCACATATCAATGCCATCAAAGGCAACGGGCATTTGCAGCAGGTAGAAGTGATTGGCAGGGATAACGAGACCACGGTAATTGAAGCAGATCATTTGATTCCGCTGTTTGGCCTCACCCCAAAACTTGGCCCTATTGCTGAATGGGGACTGAATGTAGATAAATCGGCCATTATGGTAGATACGGTTGACTACAGCACCAATGTAAAAGGCGTTTATGCTATAGGCGATATCAATATCTATCCCGGCAAGTTAAAACTGATCCTTTGTGGTTTTCACGAAGCTGCCCTGATGGCCCAAAGTGCATTTAAACACGTTTACCCTGATCAGAAATTAAGTTTTAAATATACTACCGTTTACGGTGTAACTGCTTTTTAA
- a CDS encoding 2Fe-2S iron-sulfur cluster-binding protein translates to MINITIEDRDGSRRPVEIPEEISLSLMEVLKASDHHVLATCAGMALCATCHVQVLEGPEKYFHATNTELDMLDTLPETGHDSRLACQIRISEDMDGMIFRIRGEA, encoded by the coding sequence ATGATCAATATAACCATAGAAGACCGCGACGGGAGCCGCCGGCCGGTTGAAATACCTGAAGAAATAAGCCTTAGCCTGATGGAAGTTTTAAAAGCATCTGACCATCATGTACTGGCCACCTGCGCCGGTATGGCCCTTTGCGCCACCTGCCATGTACAGGTGCTGGAAGGCCCTGAAAAATATTTCCATGCCACAAATACCGAACTGGATATGCTGGACACGCTGCCTGAAACAGGCCACGACAGCCGCCTGGCTTGCCAGATAAGGATCAGTGAAGATATGGATGGAATGATATTCAGGATAAGGGGCGAAGCATAA